In the genome of Curtobacterium sp. MCLR17_036, the window CCGCCACCAGCACCGCCCGGCGCAGGGCGTCGCGTCCGACGCGACGGGCCGCTGCGTCGTCCGCGGCGAACTCCACGAGCACGCGCGTCGAGCGCGCCATGGCGCGCGCGCCCGGCACCCACGGGACCGCACGCTCGATCGATTCCGCGACCCCGACCGCGATCGCGTGGTGCTGGGTCAGGTGGGCACGTTCGTGGGCGACCACGGCCTCCAGTTCGTCGGTGCGCAACCGGTCTGCCAGGCCGGTGCTGACGAGCACGCCACCGCTCCGACCGGGCACGGCGCACGCCAGTGCGTGGTCGGCCTCGACCACGGCGACGGGCGTGCCGTCGATCTCGCGGTGCGGGGCGACGCCGGAGCGCATCGCACGACGGACGGCCTCGTGTTCGGGGCCGGGGCGCACCCGGACCGCGACGACGAACGCGAGCACCGCGAGCACGGCGACGCCGACGTTGAAGCCGTGCGTGGGCGACCCGTCTCCGCCCACGAGTTCCGTGACCGGACGGTCCGCGACCACGACGAGCGCGATGC includes:
- a CDS encoding M56 family metallopeptidase; its protein translation is MVVTGIVLVVLALLVVVFAPRALTRSAWTIDRPRTALVCWSVAVLLGVVGFVVGIALVVVADRPVTELVGGDGSPTHGFNVGVAVLAVLAFVVAVRVRPGPEHEAVRRAMRSGVAPHREIDGTPVAVVEADHALACAVPGRSGGVLVSTGLADRLRTDELEAVVAHERAHLTQHHAIAVGVAESIERAVPWVPGARAMARSTRVLVEFAADDAAARRVGRDALRRAVLVADGTGALGAIRASRLS